One window of Methanogenium organophilum genomic DNA carries:
- a CDS encoding class I SAM-dependent methyltransferase — protein MNERSSDMEHDRVCPASHAGHLDSLIRRLIQSPKRITDRFIGEGDTVIDIGCGPGFFSCPMVRMVGHCGNVIAIDLQEEMLSILREKADKEGLSSIIEPRKAELDTLNIGCRVEADFALAFYVMHELPDIETALHEIYEALLPGARMLIAEPTMHVSEREFDETCRLADVAGFVLVEKPHILFSRSVVLEKMS, from the coding sequence ATGAACGAGAGATCATCAGATATGGAGCATGACAGGGTCTGCCCGGCATCGCATGCCGGTCATCTTGATTCGCTTATCCGGCGACTGATTCAATCTCCGAAACGTATTACCGACCGTTTCATCGGGGAGGGTGATACGGTGATTGACATCGGGTGCGGGCCCGGCTTTTTCTCCTGTCCGATGGTCCGCATGGTCGGTCATTGTGGTAACGTGATTGCCATTGACCTGCAGGAAGAGATGCTTTCCATCCTCAGGGAAAAGGCAGATAAAGAAGGGCTCTCATCGATAATTGAACCCCGTAAGGCAGAGTTGGACACGCTCAATATCGGGTGCAGAGTAGAGGCGGACTTTGCTCTGGCATTCTATGTGATGCACGAACTACCGGATATTGAAACAGCACTGCATGAGATCTATGAGGCTCTTCTTCCCGGCGCCCGGATGCTTATCGCAGAACCCACTATGCATGTATCCGAGCGTGAGTTTGATGAGACCTGCCGTCTGGCAGATGTTGCAGGATTCGTTTTGGTGGAGAAACCCCATATCCTGTTTTCGCGTTCTGTTGTGCTGGAAAAAATGAGCTGA